A genomic region of Candidatus Atribacteria bacterium ADurb.Bin276 contains the following coding sequences:
- the hmpT_2 gene encoding Thiamine precursor transporter HmpT, which translates to MKRSICLLCLSALGIALTFIASLIRIPIPSIRWYFHLGDTVIFVVSLLFGPIAGAVSGAIGSSLADLHAGLTVWIPFSLVIKGLEGFIVGWISQGREGKMDLIALFVGSLLMIGGYAIATMVLFGWPVLIYEVPVDVAQCVVAIILSLFIVRNIRKRFPIISKLKGCIEWKNQI; encoded by the coding sequence ATGAAAAGAAGTATTTGTTTACTCTGTTTGAGTGCTCTGGGGATAGCTCTGACTTTCATAGCTTCACTGATCCGGATTCCCATACCTTCGATTCGATGGTATTTTCATCTAGGTGATACGGTTATTTTTGTTGTTTCACTCCTTTTCGGTCCGATTGCTGGAGCTGTTTCTGGAGCAATTGGTTCATCTCTAGCTGATTTGCATGCCGGGCTCACGGTGTGGATTCCGTTTTCATTAGTGATCAAAGGATTAGAAGGTTTTATTGTTGGTTGGATTAGCCAAGGGCGGGAGGGGAAAATGGATCTCATTGCTCTTTTCGTGGGATCTTTGTTGATGATTGGTGGATATGCGATTGCTACAATGGTCCTTTTTGGATGGCCAGTACTTATCTATGAAGTGCCGGTTGATGTTGCCCAATGTGTTGTTGCAATTATTCTCTCTCTTTTTATAGTGAGGAACATTCGAAAGAGATTCCCAATAATATCGAAACTAAAAGGATGTATTGAATGGAAAAATCAAATATAA
- the speH_1 gene encoding S-adenosylmethionine decarboxylase proenzyme precursor, with translation MKKIFEAGTHLVLDGFTSNTSLLQDLDRVRAFLDEYPDRMHMTKIMPPYVFRYQGDTSQESGLSGIVIIAESHISIHTFPAKGYLSVDVFSCKPFDIEEATQYLVEYFHLSDYQRQVLDRGIEYPKELGESIALVYEDRLENLERMAST, from the coding sequence ATGAAAAAGATCTTTGAAGCCGGTACTCACCTTGTGTTGGATGGTTTTACCAGCAACACGTCGTTACTCCAGGATTTGGATCGCGTCCGGGCATTTTTGGATGAGTATCCAGATCGGATGCATATGACGAAGATTATGCCGCCTTATGTATTCCGCTATCAGGGAGATACTTCCCAAGAAAGTGGCCTTTCTGGTATTGTCATAATCGCTGAAAGTCATATTAGTATCCACACTTTCCCTGCAAAGGGCTATCTGAGCGTTGATGTATTTTCCTGCAAGCCTTTTGACATTGAAGAGGCAACTCAATATTTGGTTGAATATTTCCATCTCTCTGACTATCAACGGCAGGTTTTAGATCGAGGAATTGAATATCCAAAGGAATTGGGTGAAAGTATTGCTCTAGTGTATGAGGATCGTTTGGAGAATTTAGAGAGAATGGCCAGTACTTGA
- the aroF_2 gene encoding Phospho-2-dehydro-3-deoxyheptonate aldolase: MIIVLRRGTSQQEVDEIVERLKKLGFGAHISKGTERTIIGAIGDERQVNLEEKISVLPFVEKVIPILAPYKLTSREFRSEDTVIEIGKVPIGPGKFVVMAGPCAVESEKQLMETAYRVKEAGATILRAGAFKPRTSPYSFQGLGEKGLKILVKAREETGMPIVTEALGIEELPLVNEYADMIQIGARNMQNFRLLEAAGRLRKPILLKRGMMSTVDELLMSAEYILSQGNYNVVLCERGIRTFESATRNTLDLSCVPLVKKQSHLPIVVDPSHGTGRSELVPAMSYAALAAGADGLLIEVHPNPIEALSDGPQSQDPIQFSTMMAELKKIAGLKGRTI, encoded by the coding sequence ATGATAATCGTTTTACGGCGTGGAACCTCACAACAAGAAGTCGATGAAATTGTTGAACGGTTGAAGAAGTTAGGTTTTGGAGCACATATATCCAAAGGAACCGAAAGAACCATTATTGGTGCAATTGGTGATGAACGTCAGGTCAATTTAGAAGAAAAAATTAGTGTTCTTCCCTTTGTTGAAAAGGTAATTCCAATTCTTGCTCCATATAAATTGACTAGTCGTGAATTTCGATCAGAGGATACGGTAATAGAAATAGGAAAGGTTCCTATCGGTCCTGGTAAGTTTGTAGTTATGGCAGGACCTTGTGCGGTTGAATCGGAAAAACAGCTTATGGAAACGGCCTATCGAGTAAAGGAAGCCGGAGCAACGATTTTACGAGCCGGAGCCTTTAAGCCGCGGACATCTCCTTATAGTTTTCAGGGATTGGGAGAAAAAGGTTTAAAAATTTTAGTTAAAGCCCGGGAAGAAACTGGTATGCCCATAGTAACTGAAGCTTTGGGCATAGAGGAACTTCCCTTAGTTAATGAATATGCCGACATGATTCAAATTGGAGCAAGAAATATGCAAAACTTTCGATTGTTGGAGGCGGCCGGAAGGTTGCGGAAACCAATCCTTCTAAAGCGAGGGATGATGAGTACGGTGGATGAACTCCTTATGTCAGCTGAATATATTCTCTCTCAGGGAAATTATAACGTGGTTTTATGCGAAAGAGGGATTAGGACCTTCGAATCGGCTACCAGGAATACTCTGGATTTAAGCTGCGTTCCCTTGGTCAAGAAACAAAGTCATCTTCCTATTGTGGTTGATCCCAGCCATGGTACTGGTCGTTCCGAGTTGGTTCCGGCAATGAGTTATGCCGCTCTTGCTGCCGGAGCTGATGGATTACTTATCGAGGTTCATCCAAATCCTATCGAGGCGCTTTCCGATGGTCCTCAATCACAGGATCCTATTCAATTTTCAACTATGATGGCAGAGCTTAAGAAAATTGCTGGATTAAAGGGAAGGACCATATAA
- the dksA gene encoding RNA polymerase-binding transcription factor DksA, protein MDSTKIQHYKRVLLNLQSRINQLLTIEQNYLREFNPLTESRDEGDFSQATVDREMGLLSRDALLQISKLIESSLKKIEDGSYGICERCHQEIPEGRLKALPYTPYCVSCQSIIEKKYEK, encoded by the coding sequence GTGGATTCGACTAAAATTCAGCATTATAAAAGGGTATTGCTGAACCTACAATCAAGAATTAACCAATTGTTAACCATAGAGCAGAACTATCTTCGTGAATTCAATCCTTTAACCGAATCTCGCGATGAAGGTGATTTCAGCCAAGCAACTGTAGACCGAGAGATGGGGCTTCTCTCGCGTGATGCCCTTTTACAAATTTCCAAACTGATTGAATCATCTTTAAAAAAAATTGAAGACGGAAGTTATGGAATTTGCGAGAGGTGCCATCAGGAAATTCCTGAAGGCCGTTTAAAAGCCTTGCCCTATACTCCCTACTGCGTCAGCTGTCAATCAATCATCGAAAAAAAGTACGAAAAATAA
- the rlmN gene encoding putative dual-specificity RNA methyltransferase RlmN, with protein sequence MEKSNIIGLLPNDLLTFLEMMGEPSYRSKQITHWLYQQNATTWDEMKNLPLGFRQVLSQRFDIGQIKIETKMVSSDQSMKYLLQLADGNGIEIVVIPHRKRITICLSTQVGCPVGCSFCATGQSGFSRNLTYQEIVESAWKTQIESNSVIKNIVFMGMGEPLLNYEQLSKAIQVFNHSDGFNIGSRNMTVSTIGIPDKIIKLAQEWPQVNLAVSLHAPKNELRKQLIPINDVYPISQLMKTIEQYIALTHRRVTIEYSLWTDINDQREYAFQLASLLRGLLVHVNLIPGNPIAECHFVPSSPARVMTFARILEDNKINVTIREPRGQDIGAACGELYGLHHKRGVVE encoded by the coding sequence ATGGAAAAATCAAATATAATCGGTTTGCTTCCAAATGACTTATTAACCTTTCTTGAAATGATGGGTGAACCCAGTTACCGATCAAAACAAATCACTCATTGGCTGTATCAACAAAATGCAACCACCTGGGATGAAATGAAAAATCTGCCTCTTGGTTTTCGCCAGGTATTATCCCAAAGATTTGATATTGGTCAGATAAAGATTGAAACGAAAATGGTTTCATCCGATCAAAGCATGAAGTATTTATTGCAACTCGCTGATGGAAATGGAATTGAAATTGTGGTTATCCCTCATCGCAAACGTATAACCATCTGTCTTTCTACCCAAGTGGGATGTCCGGTTGGCTGTTCCTTTTGTGCTACCGGACAAAGTGGCTTTAGCCGAAACCTGACCTATCAAGAAATTGTTGAGAGTGCTTGGAAAACCCAGATTGAAAGTAATAGTGTAATTAAAAACATTGTGTTTATGGGAATGGGAGAGCCTTTGTTGAATTACGAACAACTATCGAAAGCGATTCAGGTATTTAATCATTCCGATGGTTTTAATATTGGTTCTCGAAATATGACTGTGTCTACTATTGGGATACCGGATAAAATTATCAAATTAGCCCAGGAGTGGCCTCAAGTTAATTTGGCGGTATCTCTTCATGCTCCTAAAAACGAACTAAGGAAACAGCTGATACCTATTAATGACGTCTATCCTATTTCTCAATTAATGAAAACCATCGAGCAATATATTGCCTTGACACATCGTCGAGTAACTATTGAATATTCTTTATGGACCGATATCAATGATCAACGGGAGTATGCCTTTCAATTGGCTTCTCTTTTACGGGGATTGCTAGTACATGTCAATCTTATTCCAGGTAATCCTATAGCTGAATGCCATTTCGTTCCTTCTTCTCCGGCAAGGGTCATGACTTTTGCCCGAATCTTGGAAGATAATAAAATAAATGTCACCATTCGAGAACCCCGTGGTCAGGACATTGGGGCAGCATGTGGTGAACTTTATGGTTTGCATCATAAAAGAGGTGTGGTTGAATGA
- a CDS encoding prephenate dehydrogenase, with translation MTYSIAIIGLGLIGSSLACDLSQWSKKIFITGYDIDEETKQWCLQKGMVDRIAKSPQLAAKGSDLIFIATPVRVIPKIYSDIHSHLLPQAMVFDLGSTRQWVFDHLIPAPNKNLYCGFHPMGGGVEGGARFAQQKLFKGRPLLVTPYRSFKDGEKNIIEEITNCLESRVFF, from the coding sequence ATGACCTATTCAATTGCGATCATTGGTTTAGGCCTAATAGGTTCTTCATTAGCATGTGACCTTTCGCAATGGTCAAAAAAAATATTTATCACAGGTTATGATATCGATGAAGAAACTAAACAATGGTGTTTGCAAAAAGGTATGGTTGATCGCATAGCTAAATCACCCCAACTGGCTGCAAAAGGATCAGATTTGATTTTTATTGCTACGCCAGTTCGGGTCATTCCAAAAATTTATTCAGATATCCATTCTCATTTGTTACCTCAAGCGATGGTTTTCGACCTGGGGAGCACTCGGCAATGGGTTTTTGATCACTTAATTCCAGCTCCAAATAAAAATCTATATTGCGGTTTTCACCCTATGGGTGGTGGGGTTGAAGGTGGAGCACGTTTTGCCCAACAAAAGCTATTCAAGGGGAGGCCGCTTCTGGTTACTCCCTATCGGTCTTTCAAGGATGGAGAAAAAAATATTATTGAGGAGATTACAAATTGCCTGGAGAGCCGGGTTTT